The genomic region GCGCATGGTGTCCTCGGCGGTCATCACCACCACGAACGGCGCGTCGGGGCGGGCGGAGAGCTCGCCCAGGAGCTTCAGGCCGTCGTCGCCCGGCAGGCGCACGTCGAGGAGCACCAGGCCGACGCCCTCGGGCCGCCGCGTGCCCGCCGCGTCGAGCCGCTCCCGCGCCTCCTCGGCGCTGCCGGCCTCGAGGAACGGCACCCCGGCCCGCTCGCAGGTGCGCCCCAGCACGAACCGCACGCTGGGCTCGTCGTCCACGATGAGAACCTTGCGCATCAACGGCATCCTCTCGTCGCTCGGGCCCCGGCCGGCGCGAGGCGCGGCCCGGGGCGGGTGATTAAGGAAAGGCGATGCAACTTGCCCACGTTCCTGCGGAAAAGCGGTACGGGTTCAAGGAGGGCTGGCTCGAGACCCGCTGGCACTTCTCCTTCGACCACTACTACGACCCCGCGAACGTCCGGTTCGGCGCGCTGCGCGTCTTCAACGACGACCGGATCGCGCCCGACTCCGGCTTCGACCGCCACCCCCACCGCGAGATGGAGATCGTGACCGTGATGCTGGCCGGGACCCTCGAGCACCGGGACAGCTCGGGCGGCTCGGCGCGGCTCGTGGCCGGCGATGTCCAGCGCATGTCGGCAGGGACCGGGATCGCCCATTCGGAGCGGAACCCTAGCAAGAGCGAGGCCACCCACCTCTTGCAGATCTGGGTGCTGCCCGACACCCCCGGCCTCCGCCCCGGCTACGAGCAGCGCCGGTTCGAGCGGGCCGCGCGCCGGGGGCGGCTCGAGCGCGTCGTCACCCGCGACCCCGGGCCGGGCGAGCTGAAGATCCACCAGGACGTGGATTTTTACCTGGGCACCCTGGTGCCGGAGGTGGAGCTGGAACACCGCGTCCGGCCAGGGCGGCGGCAGTACCTGTTCGTCATCGAGGGGGCGGTGGCGCTGGACGGGACCCGCCTGGAGGAGGGGGACCAGGGCCGGATCACCGGCGCCGAGGCGCTGCGGCTCCGGGCGCTGGGGAAGGAGGCGGAGGTGATCCTGATCGACCTCGCGTGAGCCGCGGCCCCTCCCGTCCCTCCCCCGCTTCGCGGGAAAGGGGAAGCGGCGCGCGTCGTGGGCAGCTCCGGGGCGACCGCGCTGCCCTCCCTCCCCGCCGGGCGGGGAGGGTCGGGGAGGGGCGGCCAGCGGGAGCCTAGACGTCGAGCGGCAGGTACACGCTCGCCTCGGCCCCGCCGCCGTGCCGGTTCTTCACGTCGATGCGCCCGCCGTGCGCCTCCACGATGCGGCGCGAGATGGCGAGCCCGAGGCCGGTGCCGTGCGGCTTCCCGGTGGCGAAGGGGGTGAAGAGCCGCGGCAGCATGGCGTCGGAGATCCCGGGCCCGTTGTCGAGCACCGAGAGCCGCATCATCGGCCGGCTCCGGCCGCTCGCCTCGCGCAGCCGGAGCGGCGACATGGTGGTCTCGAGCACCACCTCGGGCGCGGAGGCGCCGGCGACCGCCTCGACGGCGTTCCGCACCAGGTTGAGCACCACCTGCGTGAGCTTCTCCTGGTCGGCCCTCACCGATGGCAGCGAGGGGTCGAAGCGCTGGACCAGCTTGACCGGGTCGGCCCCGGGGATGCCGCGCGCCAGCAGCATCACGTCGCCGAGCACGGTGTGGACGTTCACCGGCCCGGTGGCGAGCGCGGCCGGGCGGGCCAGGTCGAGCAGCTCGCGCACCAGCCCGTCCACCCGCTTCGCCTCGCGGGCGATGACGAGCGCGTACTGCCGCGCGGGCCCCTCGGCCTCGCGCGCGAGCAGCTCCGCCGATCCCTGCAACCCCGCGAGAGGATTCTTGATCTCGTGCGCCAGGCCGGCCGCCAGCGCCTCGAAGTCGAGCGCCCGCTCCCCCTGTCGCGGCACGCGCATGGCGATGACCGCGCCGGCGCAGGTGGGCCCGTCGAAGAGCGGGCTCGCCTCGGCGCCGATGGAGATGCCGCTGTCGTGGGGGGCCGGGAAGTCGATGCGCGCCCCCTGCTGCGAGACGCGCACCCGCTCCGCCAGCATCGCGAGCTGGGCGCCGCCGGGCAGGGCGCGGGCCGGCAGGCCGACCGCCCGCTCGCGGCTGTGCCCGAAGAGCTCCTCCGCCGCCGGGTTGACGTGGAGGACGCCGCCGTCGGCGCCCACCACCACCACCGCGTCGCCGAGCGAGTCGAGCGCCGCCCGGGCCAGCGTCGCCGGGAGCGCCGGGAGCTTGGGGGCTCTCGCCAACGGCTAGAGCGCCTCTTCGCCGCGCTCGCCGGTGCGGATGCGGACGACCTCCTCCACCGGGACCACGAAGATCTTGCCGTCGCCGATGCGGCCGGTCTTGGCGGCGCGCTCGATCACCTCGACCACGCGGCCGACGAGCTGGTCGGAGACCACCACCTCCACCTTGACCTTGGGGAGGAAGTCCACGACGTACTCGGCGCCCCGGTAGAGCTCGGTGTGCCCCTTCTGACGGCCGAAGCCCTTCACCTCGGTGGCGGTGAGGCCGGCGACCCCGACCTCGGAGAGCGCCTGCTTCACCTCGTCCAGCTTGAACGGCTTGATGATGGCTTCGACCTTCTTCACGGCTCACCTCTACGGGAAGTTGGCGGTGTGGATCCGGACGCTACGCTGGCGGTGTGGATGGGGTCAAGGTTCTCCGCCGGGCGTTCGGGGTGCAACCGGCAGGCCACGACCCGCTACACTGTTCGACGACATGAGAGAGGTCTCCTTCGCCCTCGCCGCGGCGGCGGCGCTCGCCCTGGCCACCTGGCTCCACTACCTGTTCTGGAGCTGGCGCTTCCGGCTGCCGGGGCGCGAGGACGCGCTGGTCTTCGCCGACACCCGCGACGGCTGGCGGCTCGCCCTCGCCCGGCGCCGCCCG from Anaeromyxobacter paludicola harbors:
- a CDS encoding pirin family protein, translated to MQLAHVPAEKRYGFKEGWLETRWHFSFDHYYDPANVRFGALRVFNDDRIAPDSGFDRHPHREMEIVTVMLAGTLEHRDSSGGSARLVAGDVQRMSAGTGIAHSERNPSKSEATHLLQIWVLPDTPGLRPGYEQRRFERAARRGRLERVVTRDPGPGELKIHQDVDFYLGTLVPEVELEHRVRPGRRQYLFVIEGAVALDGTRLEEGDQGRITGAEALRLRALGKEAEVILIDLA
- a CDS encoding two-component system sensor histidine kinase NtrB — translated: MARAPKLPALPATLARAALDSLGDAVVVVGADGGVLHVNPAAEELFGHSRERAVGLPARALPGGAQLAMLAERVRVSQQGARIDFPAPHDSGISIGAEASPLFDGPTCAGAVIAMRVPRQGERALDFEALAAGLAHEIKNPLAGLQGSAELLAREAEGPARQYALVIAREAKRVDGLVRELLDLARPAALATGPVNVHTVLGDVMLLARGIPGADPVKLVQRFDPSLPSVRADQEKLTQVVLNLVRNAVEAVAGASAPEVVLETTMSPLRLREASGRSRPMMRLSVLDNGPGISDAMLPRLFTPFATGKPHGTGLGLAISRRIVEAHGGRIDVKNRHGGGAEASVYLPLDV
- a CDS encoding P-II family nitrogen regulator: MKKVEAIIKPFKLDEVKQALSEVGVAGLTATEVKGFGRQKGHTELYRGAEYVVDFLPKVKVEVVVSDQLVGRVVEVIERAAKTGRIGDGKIFVVPVEEVVRIRTGERGEEAL